From a single Ignavibacteriales bacterium genomic region:
- a CDS encoding UDP-glucose/GDP-mannose dehydrogenase family protein produces MNLSVIGTGYVGLVQGACFADTGNNVICMDIDEKKINSLKKGTIPIYEPGLEELVRKNTQEGRLEFTTSIKTAVQKSDIIFLCLPTPPSEDGSADLTHVLSVTKQIAELANSEKIVVSKSTVPVGTVDKIKQLLKKKSKYAMEVVSNPEFLKEGSALQDSLKPDRVVIGTRSKKTSATLQELYEPFVRTGNPIIVMDERSSEMTKYAANAFLATKISFMNELANLCEEVGADIDSIRRGIGSDPRIGKQFLFPGVGYGGSCFPKDVKALVKTAESYGRELTILRSVDEVNETQKAVLFKKLKQHFKDNLKGKTVALWGLSFKPQTDDIREAPSLVMIRALLNAGVRVRAHDPISNSMVEPLFKGKVEFCESSYDALKDADALLVVTEWNEFRRPDFSKMKKMMKKPVILDGRNIYDPKEMKAKGFTYYSIGR; encoded by the coding sequence ATGAACCTTTCCGTAATTGGTACCGGATACGTCGGCCTCGTTCAGGGAGCATGTTTCGCCGACACCGGAAACAATGTCATTTGCATGGACATTGATGAAAAGAAAATCAACAGCCTGAAAAAAGGAACAATCCCCATTTACGAGCCCGGACTTGAGGAGCTGGTTCGAAAGAACACTCAGGAGGGGCGTCTCGAGTTCACCACGTCCATCAAGACCGCAGTCCAGAAGAGCGATATCATTTTTCTCTGCCTGCCGACGCCTCCCTCGGAGGATGGCTCGGCAGATTTGACGCACGTTCTGAGTGTCACAAAGCAGATCGCAGAATTGGCGAACTCTGAAAAAATCGTTGTCAGCAAAAGCACGGTGCCGGTTGGGACAGTGGACAAGATCAAACAGCTGCTGAAGAAGAAATCGAAGTACGCGATGGAAGTCGTGTCAAACCCGGAGTTCCTCAAAGAAGGATCCGCACTGCAGGATTCGCTCAAGCCGGACAGAGTCGTGATCGGCACCAGGAGCAAGAAGACGAGCGCAACGCTTCAGGAACTGTATGAGCCATTCGTCCGGACGGGGAACCCGATCATTGTGATGGACGAACGGAGCTCTGAGATGACGAAGTACGCGGCGAATGCTTTTCTGGCGACGAAAATCTCGTTCATGAATGAACTGGCCAACCTGTGTGAGGAAGTCGGAGCGGACATCGATTCGATCAGAAGGGGGATCGGATCGGACCCGCGGATCGGAAAGCAGTTCCTGTTCCCGGGCGTGGGATATGGTGGATCGTGCTTCCCGAAGGATGTCAAAGCGCTGGTCAAGACTGCGGAGTCGTACGGGCGGGAGTTGACGATTCTCCGTTCCGTGGACGAGGTGAATGAAACCCAGAAAGCAGTTCTTTTCAAGAAACTGAAGCAGCACTTCAAAGACAACCTGAAGGGGAAGACGGTAGCTCTTTGGGGGCTTTCGTTCAAACCTCAGACGGATGACATACGCGAAGCCCCCTCGCTTGTGATGATTCGCGCACTTCTGAATGCCGGCGTAAGAGTGCGGGCTCATGATCCTATTTCGAACAGCATGGTCGAGCCTCTTTTCAAGGGAAAAGTGGAGTTCTGCGAGAGTTCCTATGACGCACTGAAAGATGCTGATGCCCTCCTCGTCGTGACTGAATGGAATGAATTCAGGCGTCCTGATTTCTCAAAAATGAAAAAAATGATGAAGAAGCCTGTCATTCTTGACGGGCGGAACATCTATGACCCCAAAGAGATGAAAGCAAAGGGGTTCACATACTACAGCATAGGACGCTGA
- a CDS encoding integration host factor subunit beta, translating to MTKADIVDVIAAATGLTKVETEAVVDGFISTVIDAMKAGKNIEIRGFGSFKVKKRKGRMARNPRTGEQVKVEEHYVPIFKVSKDLKHVVDENLKKTLG from the coding sequence TTGACAAAAGCTGATATCGTAGATGTCATTGCAGCAGCCACGGGCCTGACGAAGGTCGAAACTGAAGCTGTGGTCGACGGATTCATTTCCACCGTCATCGATGCAATGAAGGCGGGAAAGAACATCGAGATCCGCGGTTTTGGCAGCTTCAAAGTCAAGAAACGGAAGGGGAGAATGGCCCGCAACCCGAGAACCGGCGAACAGGTGAAGGTTGAGGAGCACTACGTCCCGATATTCAAGGTTTCCAAAGACTTGAAGCATGTGGTCGACGAAAATCTGAAGAAAACGTTAGGATAG
- a CDS encoding nucleotide sugar dehydrogenase yields MPTLENKIKQKKARIGVVGLGYVGLPLAVEFAAKGFETLGIEVDERKVKAINEGKNYIDDVDNKVFAKVTRNGLLKAAANYDAVSDLDVIFICVPTPFTANKEPDISYIVASANEIAPRLRKGHLIILKSTTFPNTTEGYVQPILEATGLKVGKDFHLAFSPERIDPANKKWTTANTPTVVGGVTPECTRLACLITSQAVSVVVPVSNPKVAEMEKLLENIFRSVNIALVNELAQLCDRMGGINMWEVVAAAATKPFGFMPFYPGPGIGGHCILIDPYYLSWLAREHDFQTNFITLAAETNENMPFYVMNMVQREISMMPVAFPQAKLLILGVAFKRDVDDTRHSPALKVMELLLKDGARNIVYNDPFVPKVKVNGNSYESVPLTKELLASVDCVLITTDHSQYDYEMVVKNAKRVIDTRNATKNVKKGREKIVLLGDGK; encoded by the coding sequence ATGCCTACCCTCGAAAACAAGATCAAACAGAAGAAAGCACGCATTGGTGTTGTAGGACTGGGATATGTCGGACTGCCGCTCGCGGTGGAATTTGCCGCGAAGGGGTTTGAAACCCTCGGTATCGAAGTGGATGAGAGGAAAGTGAAGGCCATCAACGAGGGGAAGAACTACATTGACGATGTCGACAACAAGGTCTTCGCCAAAGTCACCAGGAACGGCCTGCTCAAAGCCGCCGCGAACTATGACGCGGTTTCAGATCTCGATGTGATCTTCATCTGCGTTCCGACCCCTTTTACGGCGAACAAGGAGCCCGATATTTCGTACATCGTCGCGTCGGCGAACGAGATCGCTCCCCGGCTGCGCAAAGGACATCTTATCATCCTGAAAAGCACGACGTTTCCGAATACGACCGAAGGGTATGTACAGCCGATACTGGAGGCGACGGGCCTGAAAGTGGGGAAGGATTTCCACCTAGCATTTTCGCCCGAAAGAATCGATCCGGCGAACAAGAAATGGACGACGGCAAATACGCCGACGGTGGTGGGCGGTGTGACACCCGAGTGTACCCGGCTTGCGTGCCTGATTACGTCGCAGGCTGTCTCCGTCGTCGTCCCGGTCTCCAATCCGAAGGTAGCGGAGATGGAGAAGCTCCTGGAGAATATTTTCCGCAGCGTCAATATTGCGCTCGTCAACGAACTCGCCCAGCTCTGTGACAGGATGGGAGGCATCAACATGTGGGAAGTCGTTGCGGCCGCGGCGACCAAGCCGTTCGGGTTCATGCCGTTCTACCCGGGCCCGGGGATTGGCGGTCATTGTATCCTGATCGATCCATACTATCTCTCCTGGCTGGCCCGTGAGCATGATTTTCAGACCAATTTTATCACGCTTGCCGCTGAGACAAACGAGAACATGCCGTTCTATGTGATGAACATGGTCCAGCGCGAAATCAGCATGATGCCGGTCGCATTTCCGCAGGCGAAGCTCCTGATTCTGGGAGTTGCCTTCAAGCGGGATGTTGACGACACTCGTCATTCGCCGGCCCTCAAAGTCATGGAACTGCTGCTCAAAGACGGGGCGCGGAATATCGTCTACAATGACCCGTTTGTACCAAAGGTCAAGGTCAACGGCAATTCGTATGAGTCAGTACCCCTGACGAAAGAGCTGCTGGCGAGCGTGGATTGCGTGCTCATCACGACGGACCACAGCCAGTATGACTATGAAATGGTCGTGAAGAACGCGAAGCGCGTGATTGATACGCGCAACGCCACGAAGAACGTGAAGAAAGGGAGAGAAAAAATCGTGCTGCTGGGGGATGGGAAGTAG
- a CDS encoding DUF362 domain-containing protein, giving the protein MDRRTFFRNSLGVSALAGSYLTLGGPKDLFAGVAPRTAAGTVDLVAVRGGEAAQMFQKGIEAFGGIGTFVKKGQKVVIKPNIGWDVLPERGGNTNPKLVAEIIRHCLQAGAKEVVVFDHTCDEWQRCYKNSGIEAAVKDAGGRIAPGHTEGYYHEVAIPKGKVLKQSKEHELVLAADVFINVPVLKHHSSSRITCALKNLMGNVWDRGYWHGNDLHQCIADFGTFRNPTLNVVDAYYVMKRNGPRGVSAEDVVTMKAQLLSTDIVAIDTAAVKMFGSEPKDVRHIQIAAEQGVGRMDLENLTIKRITL; this is encoded by the coding sequence ATGGATAGACGAACCTTTTTCCGAAATTCGCTTGGAGTTTCCGCGCTGGCAGGTTCATATCTGACTCTCGGCGGACCGAAAGATCTTTTCGCGGGCGTTGCCCCTCGAACCGCCGCAGGCACCGTTGATCTCGTTGCAGTGCGCGGGGGCGAAGCTGCTCAGATGTTCCAAAAGGGAATTGAGGCTTTCGGCGGAATTGGTACGTTTGTGAAGAAGGGGCAGAAGGTTGTCATCAAACCGAATATCGGCTGGGATGTACTTCCCGAGCGCGGGGGAAACACGAATCCGAAATTGGTTGCAGAGATCATCAGGCATTGTCTGCAGGCCGGTGCAAAGGAAGTCGTTGTATTCGACCATACGTGCGACGAATGGCAGCGCTGCTACAAGAACAGCGGCATCGAAGCTGCAGTGAAGGATGCGGGAGGGAGAATCGCGCCGGGCCACACCGAAGGATATTATCACGAAGTCGCCATCCCGAAAGGAAAGGTCCTCAAGCAATCCAAGGAGCACGAACTGGTGCTCGCTGCAGATGTGTTCATTAATGTTCCCGTTCTCAAGCACCACAGTTCCAGCCGCATCACGTGTGCGCTGAAGAACCTCATGGGAAATGTGTGGGATCGCGGCTACTGGCATGGGAACGATCTTCACCAATGCATCGCGGACTTTGGCACATTCCGAAATCCGACCCTCAATGTGGTCGATGCGTATTATGTCATGAAACGCAACGGACCGAGAGGCGTATCCGCAGAAGATGTCGTGACAATGAAGGCGCAGCTCCTCTCGACAGACATCGTTGCGATCGATACCGCTGCGGTGAAGATGTTCGGTTCGGAACCGAAGGATGTCCGGCACATACAGATCGCTGCAGAACAAGGTGTTGGCCGGATGGACCTTGAGAACCTCACCATCAAGCGCATCACGCTCTGA
- a CDS encoding GDP-L-fucose synthase, producing MDKNAKIYVAGHRGLVGSAIVRRLESLGFNNIVVRGQSSLDLRRRDEVDRFFAGEQPEYVFLAAAKVGGILANSTYKAEFIHDNLAIALNVIDASHRNGVKKLLNLGSSCIYPKLAPQPLKEEYLLTGPLEPTNEPYAIAKIAAIKLCRYYNEQYGSNFLSVMPTNLFGVGDNFNLETSHVLPALMRKFHLAKLLSFGRFAVIRNDLQATPLGFGLDLGTLASDAQIEEALKRYGVSRCSLQLWGTGTALREFLYSDDLADAVVYLMTRYDAKEIGELVNIGVGTDLSIRDLAYKIKHLVGFTGDIHFDASKPDGTPRKLLDVSKLASLGWAPGISLDDGLKALYDWYCTGAKSC from the coding sequence TTGGATAAGAACGCGAAAATATATGTCGCGGGCCACCGTGGACTGGTGGGTTCGGCGATTGTTCGAAGGCTTGAATCTCTCGGCTTCAACAATATCGTGGTGCGGGGGCAATCTTCGCTCGACCTGCGACGACGTGATGAAGTTGACCGGTTTTTCGCCGGGGAGCAGCCGGAGTATGTTTTTCTCGCGGCTGCAAAGGTCGGAGGAATCCTCGCCAACAGCACCTACAAAGCGGAATTCATTCATGACAACCTGGCCATCGCCCTGAACGTCATCGATGCGAGCCACCGGAATGGCGTAAAGAAACTGCTGAACCTCGGCTCGTCGTGCATCTATCCCAAACTTGCACCTCAGCCCCTGAAAGAAGAATACCTGCTCACCGGCCCTCTGGAACCGACCAACGAACCATACGCCATAGCGAAAATTGCAGCGATCAAGCTGTGCCGGTATTACAACGAGCAGTACGGATCGAATTTCCTTTCCGTGATGCCGACGAACCTGTTCGGCGTCGGAGACAATTTCAATCTCGAGACTTCCCACGTGCTTCCCGCGCTTATGAGGAAGTTCCACCTTGCAAAGCTGCTGAGCTTCGGACGATTTGCAGTGATACGCAACGACCTTCAGGCCACTCCACTCGGATTCGGTCTTGACCTCGGGACACTTGCGAGTGACGCGCAGATCGAGGAAGCGCTCAAGCGCTACGGAGTGTCGCGCTGTTCCCTTCAGCTCTGGGGGACCGGAACAGCGCTCCGCGAGTTTCTCTATTCAGACGATCTTGCTGACGCCGTCGTGTACTTGATGACGCGGTATGACGCGAAAGAGATCGGGGAATTGGTGAACATCGGCGTGGGAACAGATCTCAGCATCAGGGACCTCGCGTATAAGATCAAGCATCTCGTTGGGTTCACCGGTGATATCCACTTTGATGCCTCGAAGCCCGACGGGACACCGCGCAAACTCCTCGATGTTTCAAAGTTGGCATCGCTTGGCTGGGCTCCGGGTATAAGCCTCGACGATGGACTCAAGGCATTGTATGATTGGTACTGCACGGGAGCAAAGTCATGTTGA
- a CDS encoding YtxH domain-containing protein yields MADENNEGMAKGLIVGFIAGSVVGAVMALLYAPKSGKELRRDIKEKTGELVDKGEEYLAKARSKASEIMTEAKKKSDSLITDARKQANSLMGDAERILTDARSKKGE; encoded by the coding sequence ATGGCAGACGAAAACAATGAAGGAATGGCGAAAGGCTTGATCGTCGGCTTTATCGCAGGCAGCGTTGTTGGTGCCGTGATGGCACTTCTGTATGCACCGAAGAGCGGGAAAGAGCTGCGCCGCGACATCAAGGAAAAGACTGGTGAACTCGTCGACAAGGGCGAGGAATACCTCGCGAAGGCCCGGTCGAAGGCATCGGAAATCATGACCGAGGCAAAAAAAAAGTCTGACTCCCTGATCACGGATGCCCGGAAGCAGGCCAACAGTCTTATGGGGGATGCGGAGAGAATTCTCACCGACGCCCGCAGCAAGAAGGGGGAGTAG
- a CDS encoding tetratricopeptide repeat protein — protein MSGGVRSCKRCGSENAADATFCGTCGAKLQGARRHQSQSSHQSARQEKDRGSKKRESQAGSLFSWKVIFGFLGLLLIVVVGVELFSKKEQVAVQEQSAVPQMPAANIQLAGQISELEKVLAANPADMQTLLKLANMSHDGRFFDKAITYYKRYVEKNVKDANARVDLGICYFENGDLDEAQKQMQTALKYDPKHLQAHFNLGIVNLRARRFEEANAWFKKTIALAPPNSEIGQQAKQFLEQHSSPLIQNK, from the coding sequence ATGTCGGGTGGTGTAAGATCCTGCAAGAGATGCGGTTCGGAAAATGCGGCGGATGCGACTTTCTGCGGCACTTGCGGAGCAAAGCTGCAGGGGGCGAGAAGGCATCAGTCTCAGTCCTCACACCAGTCGGCCAGGCAGGAAAAAGACCGGGGTTCGAAGAAACGGGAATCCCAGGCCGGCTCGCTGTTCTCCTGGAAAGTGATTTTCGGCTTCCTCGGACTTCTTCTGATTGTTGTTGTTGGAGTCGAATTGTTCTCGAAGAAGGAACAAGTTGCAGTTCAGGAGCAGTCTGCAGTTCCCCAGATGCCGGCGGCGAACATCCAACTCGCCGGTCAGATCTCCGAGTTGGAGAAAGTGCTCGCAGCCAATCCTGCCGATATGCAGACTCTGCTCAAGCTTGCGAATATGAGCCACGACGGCCGGTTCTTCGATAAGGCCATCACGTACTACAAGCGCTACGTCGAGAAGAATGTCAAGGATGCGAACGCCCGGGTCGATCTCGGTATCTGTTATTTCGAGAATGGGGACTTGGATGAGGCGCAAAAACAGATGCAAACGGCTCTGAAATACGATCCGAAGCACTTGCAGGCGCATTTCAACCTGGGGATCGTGAATCTCCGGGCACGACGGTTTGAAGAAGCAAACGCCTGGTTCAAGAAGACTATAGCTCTTGCTCCACCCAACAGTGAAATTGGTCAGCAGGCCAAGCAGTTTCTCGAACAACACTCTAGTCCACTCATTCAGAACAAATAA
- the gmd gene encoding GDP-mannose 4,6-dehydratase — translation MSNIALITGITGQDGSYLAELLLSKGYEVHGIIRRASTFNTHRIDHIYVDPHVPQAKIHLHYGDLSDPGLMTEMMYNIRPDEVYHLGAQSHVRISFDMPEYTGDITALGTTRLLEAIRRSGIKTRFYQASSSEMFGGAPPPQSESTPFQPRSPYAVAKVYSYWIVVNYREAYNIHASNGILFNHESPRRGEVFVTRKITRAIADMLAGNGNRLYLGYLDAKRDWGFAPEYVQMMWLMLQQDKPDDYVVGTGESHTVREFLEHAFEYVGIEIEWKGSGVKEKARIRSLRKDFVGGLKIGDVVVEIDPKYFRPTEVNGLQADIRKAKRKLGWKPTVLFGDLVKVMIDHDMMRAGLTPPGKGIKIMQKKDFGWTNHSVTLQENIKEGVG, via the coding sequence ATGTCAAACATTGCGCTGATCACGGGCATCACCGGCCAGGATGGCTCGTATCTTGCCGAACTTCTCCTTTCCAAAGGGTACGAAGTCCACGGCATCATCCGGCGGGCAAGCACGTTCAATACTCACCGGATTGACCACATCTATGTCGACCCCCACGTGCCGCAGGCGAAGATCCATCTTCACTACGGGGATCTCTCCGATCCCGGGCTGATGACCGAAATGATGTACAACATCAGGCCGGACGAAGTTTATCACCTCGGGGCGCAGAGCCACGTCAGGATCTCATTCGATATGCCCGAGTATACCGGCGACATCACAGCGCTTGGCACAACACGGTTGCTCGAAGCCATCCGGAGGAGCGGGATCAAGACACGGTTCTATCAGGCCTCCTCTTCTGAAATGTTTGGCGGGGCGCCGCCGCCGCAGAGCGAAAGCACCCCGTTCCAGCCGCGCAGCCCGTATGCGGTCGCAAAAGTCTATTCGTACTGGATTGTGGTCAACTACCGCGAAGCCTACAATATTCATGCCTCGAACGGGATTCTCTTCAATCACGAAAGTCCGCGCCGCGGCGAAGTGTTCGTGACCCGCAAGATCACCCGCGCGATCGCTGACATGCTCGCCGGCAACGGGAATAGGTTGTACCTCGGCTACCTCGATGCAAAACGGGACTGGGGATTCGCTCCGGAATACGTTCAGATGATGTGGCTCATGCTTCAGCAGGATAAGCCGGATGACTATGTCGTCGGGACCGGTGAATCTCATACCGTCCGGGAATTCCTGGAGCATGCGTTCGAATATGTAGGGATTGAGATCGAGTGGAAGGGGAGCGGTGTCAAGGAAAAAGCCAGGATCAGAAGCCTCCGGAAGGACTTTGTCGGCGGGCTCAAAATCGGCGATGTGGTTGTCGAGATCGATCCAAAGTACTTCCGGCCGACCGAGGTGAATGGGCTTCAGGCAGACATCCGCAAGGCAAAGCGAAAACTCGGCTGGAAACCCACCGTCCTTTTCGGCGATCTTGTCAAAGTCATGATCGATCATGACATGATGCGTGCAGGTTTGACCCCGCCGGGCAAGGGGATCAAAATCATGCAGAAGAAGGATTTTGGCTGGACGAATCACTCTGTAACGCTTCAGGAGAACATAAAGGAAGGCGTTGGATAA
- a CDS encoding HIT domain-containing protein translates to MKRLFSPWRSAYIASFRGTKKSKGCLFCRIAKENQDKKNLVVWRGEHCFLVMNLYPYNSGHLMVVPYKHTANLAALTKETYVEIMETTLRGMKALGKTSGPHGFNLGANIGRIAGAGIDKHIHFHIVPRWSGDTNFMPVLTDVKLISEDLANTWARLRTAMNRKGKN, encoded by the coding sequence GTGAAACGTCTCTTCTCACCTTGGCGCTCAGCCTACATCGCATCCTTCAGGGGCACGAAGAAGAGCAAGGGATGTCTTTTCTGCCGCATTGCCAAGGAGAACCAGGATAAGAAGAACCTCGTCGTGTGGCGCGGCGAACACTGCTTCCTTGTGATGAACCTCTACCCGTACAACAGCGGACACCTCATGGTGGTGCCATACAAGCACACCGCCAACCTCGCTGCCTTGACGAAGGAAACATACGTCGAAATCATGGAAACCACCTTGCGTGGAATGAAGGCTCTTGGGAAGACGAGCGGCCCCCACGGATTCAACCTTGGGGCAAACATAGGCCGTATCGCCGGCGCCGGAATCGACAAACACATCCATTTTCACATTGTCCCGCGCTGGAGCGGCGACACGAACTTCATGCCAGTGCTCACCGACGTGAAGCTCATTTCGGAAGATCTGGCGAACACCTGGGCCAGGTTGAGAACCGCGATGAATCGAAAAGGGAAGAACTGA
- the fusA gene encoding elongation factor G, with protein MAIASSKEYTSDKIRNIAFIGHGGSGKTTMSEAALFTSGTSTRFGRVEDGSTVSDYHPDEIERKISINTSVLHCEWEGCKFNILDTPGYSDFTGEVISALRVADIAVVLLKAVEGTEVGTEIVWNYTKHYQTPTVIVVNKMDNENAEFEKSFGSAKTRFGNDVTLIQFPVNEGLTFDSVVDVLKMRMYKFNRDGSGKFTDSDIPAEHKERAEALHEELIEKIAETDEGLMNKFFEDGTLHDADLQKGLKFALLSRKIFPVFCSAASMNIGLGSILSFLVQYGPSPLERGSVTATDTQKKQEIQIAPDPAGPPSLFAFKTISEQHVGELSFFRVYSGAVVPGLDLTNVSNGKSERLGQLFVMNGKERRDVAKLFVGDIGAVVKLKDTHTNNTLSSKGFPVLYPTIAFPEPVIRMAISAKSKGDEDKIGTGLHYLHEEDPTFLVQVDGELSQTVIAGQGELHLLIVTKRLKEKYGVEVDLKEPKIPYKEAIKARVDEVEYKHKKQTGGRGQFGHVYLKIEPLPRGTGFEFADEIVGGVVPGRFVPAVEKGVIETMQRGVLAGYQIVDVKVTIFDGSYHSVDSDEHSFKIAGTMAFKKGFLEAKPVLLEPINEIEVIVPDEYMGDVMGDISGRRGKISGMESEGHFQKIKALVPMSEIHKYSTILRSMTQGRGVYRTKFDHYEELPRELAEKVIAAKEKEKEED; from the coding sequence GTGGCTATCGCGTCTTCGAAAGAATATACAAGTGACAAAATCCGCAACATTGCATTCATAGGGCACGGTGGATCCGGCAAGACAACAATGTCGGAAGCCGCGCTCTTTACCTCCGGCACTTCAACACGTTTCGGACGAGTCGAAGACGGGAGCACCGTTTCCGACTATCATCCGGACGAAATCGAACGGAAGATTTCCATCAATACGTCGGTTCTTCATTGTGAGTGGGAAGGATGCAAGTTCAACATTCTTGATACGCCGGGGTACTCCGATTTTACCGGAGAAGTGATCTCCGCCCTGCGTGTCGCCGACATCGCCGTTGTGCTGCTGAAAGCCGTGGAAGGGACAGAAGTCGGTACGGAAATTGTCTGGAACTACACGAAACACTATCAAACTCCGACCGTCATCGTTGTCAACAAGATGGACAACGAAAACGCAGAGTTTGAGAAGTCGTTCGGTTCGGCGAAAACCCGCTTCGGCAATGATGTGACGCTGATCCAGTTCCCGGTCAACGAAGGTTTGACGTTCGACTCCGTCGTCGACGTGTTGAAAATGAGGATGTACAAGTTCAATCGTGACGGCAGCGGGAAGTTCACCGATTCCGACATTCCCGCCGAGCACAAAGAGCGGGCAGAAGCGCTTCACGAGGAATTGATCGAAAAGATTGCGGAAACTGACGAAGGACTCATGAACAAGTTCTTCGAAGACGGGACGCTCCATGATGCGGATCTCCAGAAGGGACTTAAATTTGCTCTGTTGTCACGCAAGATCTTCCCGGTTTTCTGTTCCGCTGCGAGTATGAACATTGGACTTGGCTCGATCCTGAGCTTTCTCGTTCAATACGGTCCGTCGCCGCTGGAGCGCGGCAGTGTTACTGCCACGGATACACAGAAGAAACAGGAGATCCAGATCGCCCCGGATCCTGCGGGCCCGCCGTCTCTCTTCGCGTTCAAGACCATCTCCGAGCAGCACGTGGGCGAGTTGTCGTTCTTCCGCGTCTATTCCGGCGCGGTCGTCCCCGGTCTTGATTTGACAAACGTTTCAAATGGAAAGAGCGAGCGTCTCGGGCAGCTCTTCGTCATGAACGGCAAAGAGCGGCGCGATGTCGCGAAGCTCTTCGTTGGCGATATCGGCGCAGTCGTCAAGCTTAAAGACACCCACACAAACAATACGCTCAGCAGCAAGGGGTTCCCTGTGCTGTACCCGACAATCGCTTTTCCCGAGCCGGTGATCCGCATGGCGATTTCGGCAAAGTCGAAAGGTGACGAAGACAAAATCGGCACGGGCCTCCACTACTTGCATGAGGAAGATCCGACGTTCCTTGTCCAGGTCGACGGCGAGCTGAGCCAAACTGTGATTGCAGGCCAGGGAGAACTCCATCTGTTGATCGTGACCAAGAGACTCAAAGAGAAGTACGGCGTGGAGGTCGATCTCAAGGAACCCAAGATACCGTACAAGGAAGCGATCAAAGCAAGAGTGGATGAGGTTGAGTACAAGCACAAGAAACAGACCGGAGGACGCGGCCAGTTCGGTCACGTCTACCTCAAGATCGAACCGTTGCCGCGCGGTACCGGGTTTGAGTTTGCCGACGAGATTGTCGGCGGCGTGGTGCCCGGCAGGTTTGTCCCCGCAGTTGAGAAGGGGGTCATCGAGACGATGCAGAGAGGTGTTCTCGCAGGTTATCAGATTGTCGATGTAAAAGTGACAATTTTCGACGGATCCTATCACTCAGTCGACTCGGACGAACATTCATTCAAGATTGCCGGCACGATGGCGTTCAAGAAGGGCTTCCTCGAGGCGAAGCCGGTACTTCTTGAGCCGATCAACGAAATCGAAGTGATCGTCCCCGATGAATACATGGGCGATGTCATGGGTGACATATCTGGGCGTCGCGGAAAAATCTCGGGGATGGAATCCGAAGGACATTTCCAGAAGATCAAGGCCCTCGTCCCAATGTCCGAGATCCACAAGTACTCCACGATTCTCCGTTCCATGACACAGGGTCGGGGAGTCTACAGGACGAAGTTCGATCATTATGAAGAACTCCCGCGCGAGCTGGCGGAGAAGGTGATCGCGGCCAAGGAAAAGGAGAAGGAAGAAGACTAG